A genome region from Nitrospirota bacterium includes the following:
- the groL gene encoding chaperonin GroEL (60 kDa chaperone family; promotes refolding of misfolded polypeptides especially under stressful conditions; forms two stacked rings of heptamers to form a barrel-shaped 14mer; ends can be capped by GroES; misfolded proteins enter the barrel where they are refolded when GroES binds) gives MAGKDIIYSEDARRKILEGVNLLANAVKVTLGPKGRNVILEKSFGSPTVTKDGVTVAKEIEFQDKFLNMGAQMVREVASKTSDVAGDGTTTATVLAQCIYREGAKLVAAGHNPMDIKRGIDKAVETICDELKKMAKQTKDRKEIAQVGTVSANNDSEIGEIIAEAMEKVGKEGVITVEEAKGMKTELEVVDGMLFDRGYLSPYFVTDPERMECVVSEPYILIHEKKLSSMKDMIPILEAVARSGKPLLVIAEEVEGEALATLVVNKIRGTLPCAAVKAPGFGDRRKAMLEDIAILTGGKMIAEELGIKLEGVTLQDLGRAKRVVIDKENTTIIDGAGSKKDIDGRVKQIRAQIDETTSDYDREKLQERLAKLVGGVAVINVGAATESEMKEKKARVEDALHATRAAVEEGIVPGGGVAFIRSLPALDKLKVEPSQQFGVSIIRRSLEEPLRQIAGNAGQDGAVIVDKVKNEKGSMGFNAQIEQIEDLMKAGIVDPTKVVRTALQNAASVAGLLITTECLIAEHPEDKKPAMGGGGAPGGMGGMGGMGGMY, from the coding sequence GTCATTCTGGAGAAATCGTTCGGTTCGCCGACCGTGACGAAGGACGGCGTGACCGTGGCGAAGGAGATCGAGTTTCAGGACAAGTTCCTGAACATGGGCGCCCAGATGGTGCGCGAGGTGGCCAGCAAGACTTCGGACGTGGCCGGCGACGGCACGACCACCGCCACCGTGTTGGCGCAGTGCATCTACCGTGAAGGCGCGAAGCTCGTTGCCGCGGGCCACAACCCGATGGACATCAAGCGAGGGATCGACAAGGCGGTCGAGACGATCTGCGATGAGTTGAAGAAGATGGCCAAGCAGACCAAGGACCGCAAGGAGATCGCGCAGGTCGGCACCGTGTCCGCCAACAACGACAGCGAGATCGGCGAGATCATCGCCGAGGCGATGGAGAAGGTGGGCAAGGAAGGCGTCATCACCGTCGAGGAAGCCAAGGGCATGAAGACGGAGCTGGAGGTCGTGGACGGAATGCTGTTCGACCGCGGCTACCTTTCCCCGTACTTTGTGACCGATCCCGAGCGGATGGAATGCGTGGTGAGCGAGCCGTACATCCTCATTCACGAGAAAAAGTTGTCCAGCATGAAAGACATGATCCCGATACTCGAAGCGGTGGCCCGTTCAGGGAAGCCGTTGCTCGTGATCGCGGAGGAAGTGGAAGGCGAGGCGCTGGCGACGCTGGTCGTCAATAAAATCAGGGGCACGCTGCCCTGTGCGGCGGTGAAGGCCCCCGGCTTCGGCGATCGACGAAAGGCCATGCTCGAAGACATCGCGATCTTGACCGGCGGAAAGATGATCGCGGAAGAGTTGGGCATCAAGCTGGAAGGCGTGACGCTCCAGGACCTCGGCCGCGCCAAGCGCGTGGTGATCGACAAGGAGAACACCACGATCATCGACGGCGCGGGTTCGAAAAAGGACATCGATGGCCGCGTGAAGCAGATCCGGGCGCAGATCGACGAGACCACGTCGGACTACGACCGCGAGAAGCTCCAGGAGCGGCTGGCGAAACTGGTCGGCGGCGTGGCGGTGATCAACGTCGGCGCGGCGACCGAGTCCGAAATGAAAGAGAAGAAGGCGCGAGTGGAGGACGCACTCCATGCGACCCGCGCGGCCGTTGAGGAGGGCATTGTGCCCGGCGGCGGCGTGGCGTTTATCCGCTCCCTTCCCGCCTTGGACAAGCTGAAGGTGGAACCTTCGCAGCAGTTCGGGGTGAGCATCATCCGTCGCTCGCTCGAAGAACCGCTCCGTCAGATCGCGGGCAACGCGGGACAGGACGGCGCCGTGATCGTGGACAAGGTGAAGAATGAGAAGGGCTCCATGGGATTCAACGCCCAAATCGAGCAAATCGAAGACCTGATGAAGGCCGGGATCGTTGACCCGACCAAGGTCGTGCGCACGGCGCTTCAGAACGCGGCGTCCGTGGCGGGCCTGCTCATCACCACCGAGTGCCTCATTGCCGAGCATCCGGAGGATAAGAAACCGGCGATGGGCGGCGGCGGCGCCCCCGGCGGCATGGGTGGCATGGGCGGCATGGGAGGTATGTACTAA